One genomic region from Candidatus Chlorobium masyuteum encodes:
- a CDS encoding elongation factor G, giving the protein MHAVQPDQLRNIVITGHTGSGKTMLCESLALSMGVINRLGSIEDGNTLSDYSNDEIERQHSLNTSLIHGFWNEQKINIIDTPGLLDFHGDVKSAMRVADTVLMTVNAATGVEVGTDIIWDYTGEYYKPVMFILTKLDAERTSFNNTVQELRDHFGHLVTPIQFPAEEGLGHHTLIDVLMMKQIEFSPDKPGSMTISEIPDLYLKRAEEMHQELVEAVAETDEELMNRFFEVGNLTEEELRSGIKSALLTRTFFPVFCTSPLHLIGSERLLNAIVNLCPSPIERGPEHTICTVDEKENLLQPDPNGPTVAFIFKTMSEPRIGEISFLRVYSGHLETGHELIDVQTGQIEKPGQVYTMLGQKKIPVDKLLAGDIGMVVKLKDAHTNDTLADKGTLCRVSPIKFPVPVLATAIIPLTQGDEDKISSGLHHLHEEDPSFAIDHDVEFNQTILKTLGETHLETIISRLQAKFNVKVDISPIKIPYRETIRVPSSAQGKYKKQSGGRGQYGDVWVRLEPVARDSGFSFASEVVGGVVPTRYLPAVEKGLHEAIEHGILAGYPVVDLKAVAYDGSFHPVDSSEFAFKIAASMAFKASFEKAKPFLLEPLYSLTVYAPDQYTGEIVGDISSKRGKILGMEADVRMQIIRALIPQAALTPFHHALTRLTQSRARYTYSFSHYEEAPPDIAQKIIADKGA; this is encoded by the coding sequence ATGCATGCAGTACAGCCGGATCAATTGAGAAACATTGTTATTACAGGTCATACCGGAAGCGGCAAGACCATGCTTTGCGAATCACTTGCTCTCTCCATGGGAGTAATAAATCGCCTCGGAAGTATTGAAGACGGAAACACGCTCTCGGATTACTCAAATGATGAAATCGAGCGCCAACACAGTCTGAACACCTCCCTCATTCACGGTTTCTGGAACGAACAGAAAATAAACATTATCGATACACCCGGCCTGCTTGACTTTCACGGCGATGTCAAGTCCGCCATGCGGGTTGCCGATACCGTACTCATGACCGTCAATGCCGCAACCGGCGTTGAAGTCGGCACAGATATCATCTGGGATTATACCGGTGAGTACTATAAACCGGTCATGTTCATCCTGACAAAACTCGATGCCGAAAGAACCAGCTTCAACAATACGGTGCAGGAGCTTCGGGATCATTTCGGCCACCTTGTCACGCCCATTCAATTTCCGGCCGAAGAGGGCCTCGGACATCATACCCTTATCGATGTCCTGATGATGAAGCAGATAGAGTTCAGCCCGGATAAACCCGGCAGCATGACTATCTCCGAGATTCCGGACCTCTATCTGAAGCGTGCCGAAGAGATGCATCAGGAGCTTGTTGAAGCGGTTGCGGAAACCGATGAAGAGCTGATGAACAGGTTTTTCGAAGTCGGAAACCTTACCGAGGAGGAGCTCCGCTCAGGAATCAAATCGGCGCTGCTGACCAGAACCTTTTTCCCTGTTTTCTGCACCTCACCCCTCCATCTTATCGGTTCAGAGCGCCTCCTGAACGCAATCGTCAACCTCTGCCCCTCACCGATTGAACGCGGACCTGAACACACCATATGTACGGTCGATGAGAAAGAGAACCTTCTGCAGCCGGACCCGAACGGCCCCACCGTTGCATTTATTTTCAAAACCATGTCGGAACCCCGTATCGGAGAGATCTCCTTTCTGCGTGTATATTCGGGCCATCTTGAAACCGGACATGAACTGATTGATGTTCAGACCGGACAGATTGAAAAACCGGGGCAGGTATACACCATGCTCGGCCAGAAAAAAATCCCCGTTGACAAGCTCCTCGCCGGAGATATCGGTATGGTTGTCAAGCTCAAGGATGCCCACACCAATGATACCCTTGCCGACAAAGGGACGCTCTGCAGGGTCAGTCCGATCAAGTTTCCGGTACCGGTACTTGCCACGGCCATCATCCCTCTCACCCAGGGTGATGAAGACAAAATCTCTTCCGGCCTGCACCATCTGCATGAGGAGGATCCGAGTTTTGCCATTGATCATGATGTTGAGTTTAACCAGACCATACTGAAAACCCTTGGTGAAACCCACCTTGAAACCATCATCAGCCGCCTTCAGGCAAAATTCAATGTCAAGGTTGATATCTCCCCCATCAAGATCCCTTACCGTGAGACCATTCGTGTGCCCTCCTCAGCCCAGGGGAAGTATAAAAAGCAGTCCGGCGGCAGAGGGCAGTATGGTGATGTCTGGGTTCGTCTGGAACCGGTAGCTCGTGACTCGGGATTCAGCTTTGCAAGCGAAGTGGTCGGTGGTGTTGTGCCGACACGCTACCTCCCTGCTGTTGAAAAGGGACTTCATGAAGCCATTGAGCACGGTATACTTGCCGGCTATCCGGTGGTTGATCTCAAAGCAGTAGCCTATGACGGATCATTTCACCCGGTAGACAGTTCAGAGTTTGCCTTTAAAATTGCAGCAAGTATGGCATTCAAGGCCTCTTTCGAAAAGGCCAAACCGTTCCTGCTTGAACCGCTCTACTCCCTGACCGTCTATGCGCCGGATCAGTACACCGGTGAAATTGTCGGTGATATTTCCAGCAAGCGGGGTAAAATACTGGGTATGGAGGCTGATGTCAGAATGCAGATCATCCGGGCTCTTATTCCCCAGGCAGCACTGACACCGTTCCATCATGCGCTTACACGCCTGACGCAAAGCCGGGCAAGATATACCTACAGCTTCAGCCATTATGAGGAGGCGCCGCCCGATATCGCCCAGAAGATTATCGCCGATAAAGGGGCATAA
- the eno gene encoding phosphopyruvate hydratase, producing MPIIRKILARQILDSRGNPTVEVDVYTETSFGRAAVPSGASTGIHEAVELRDGDAGIYLGKGVLKAVNNVNTVINDALQGMLVTEQEEIDQALLALDGTPNKAKLGANALLGVSLACARAGAEYTGLPLFRYIGGTLANTLPVPMMNVLNGGAHADNTVDFQEFMIMPAGFDTFSDALRCGAEIFHALKALLKSKGLSTAVGDEGGFAPNLRSNEEAIELVIEAIGKAGYKAGSPTDKGGLGEAQVMIALDPASSEFYDSAKKRYVFKKSSKRELTSQEMAEYWEKWASDYPIISIEDGMAEDDWEGWKMLTDKIGSRVQLVGDDLFVTNSKRLADGIERGVANSILIKVNQIGTLTETLQAIDLAKSNGYTSVISHRSGETEDSTIAQIAVATNAGQIKTGSMSRSDRMAKYNELLRIEEELGDQARYPGKRAFRV from the coding sequence ATGCCAATTATCAGGAAGATTCTTGCTCGTCAGATCCTTGATTCAAGGGGAAATCCAACGGTTGAAGTTGATGTCTATACCGAAACCTCATTCGGCCGGGCCGCGGTACCCAGCGGAGCTTCTACCGGTATCCATGAAGCGGTCGAACTCCGGGATGGCGATGCGGGCATCTATCTTGGAAAAGGGGTACTCAAGGCGGTTAACAATGTCAATACCGTTATCAATGATGCTCTTCAGGGAATGCTTGTGACCGAGCAGGAGGAGATTGATCAAGCGTTGCTTGCTCTTGACGGTACGCCGAACAAGGCGAAACTTGGAGCCAATGCCCTGCTTGGTGTTTCGCTTGCCTGTGCCCGTGCCGGTGCAGAGTACACCGGTCTGCCGCTTTTCCGTTATATCGGAGGAACCCTTGCCAACACGCTTCCTGTGCCGATGATGAATGTGCTGAACGGCGGAGCACATGCTGATAATACGGTTGATTTTCAGGAGTTCATGATTATGCCGGCCGGCTTCGACACCTTCTCTGACGCGCTGCGTTGCGGTGCGGAAATATTTCACGCGCTCAAGGCTCTACTGAAAAGCAAGGGGTTGAGTACCGCTGTCGGTGATGAGGGCGGTTTTGCTCCGAACCTTCGCTCAAATGAAGAGGCTATTGAACTGGTCATCGAGGCTATCGGCAAAGCCGGTTATAAGGCAGGTTCTCCGACCGACAAGGGCGGGCTCGGCGAAGCGCAGGTTATGATTGCCCTTGACCCTGCGAGTTCCGAATTTTATGATTCCGCCAAGAAGCGCTATGTGTTCAAGAAATCATCCAAACGGGAGCTGACCTCACAGGAGATGGCGGAGTACTGGGAGAAGTGGGCCAGTGACTATCCGATTATCTCCATTGAGGATGGTATGGCCGAGGATGACTGGGAGGGTTGGAAGATGCTGACCGACAAGATCGGTTCACGCGTACAGCTTGTCGGTGACGATCTCTTTGTGACCAACAGCAAACGGCTTGCTGATGGCATTGAGCGCGGCGTAGCCAACTCCATCCTGATCAAGGTCAACCAGATCGGGACACTTACCGAGACCCTTCAGGCTATTGATCTTGCAAAATCCAATGGTTACACCTCAGTCATCAGTCATCGCAGCGGTGAAACCGAGGACAGCACGATTGCCCAGATTGCTGTAGCGACAAATGCCGGACAGATCAAGACCGGCAGCATGTCACGTTCTGATCGTATGGCAAAGTACAATGAACTGCTCCGTATTGAAGAGGAGCTTGGTGATCAGGCCCGCTATCCGGGAAAGAGAGCCTTCAGAGTCTGA
- a CDS encoding FtsB family cell division protein, producing MKKIINTIWEQIRLNPKKYFFRLVFAFFVIWFLFDDFGLVKRVRMEAEHRLLIERLKVEQKKIIANELRIQHAHDPDSIEKAAREKYNFRKPGETLFIITDK from the coding sequence TTGAAGAAGATTATCAACACTATATGGGAGCAAATCCGACTGAACCCGAAAAAGTATTTTTTCAGGTTGGTGTTTGCTTTTTTCGTTATCTGGTTTCTTTTTGATGACTTCGGTCTTGTTAAAAGAGTCCGCATGGAAGCCGAGCATCGTCTGCTTATTGAACGCCTGAAAGTTGAGCAGAAGAAAATTATTGCCAATGAGCTTCGCATCCAGCATGCTCATGATCCTGACAGTATCGAAAAAGCGGCAAGGGAGAAATATAATTTCCGTAAACCGGGTGAAACCCTCTTTATCATCACCGATAAATAG
- the ispG gene encoding (E)-4-hydroxy-3-methylbut-2-enyl-diphosphate synthase, translated as MYQYRRRLTREVPFGALVLGGYQPVRVESMTNMHTMDTEATVAQCRRLYEAGCEIIRLTVPTEKDAENLRNIRDQLRRDGIATPLVADIHFSPKAALKAVEFVENIRVNPGNYAARPKFSSDEYSEEEYLREIEHVRTEFTPLVEKARQFGVSMRIGTNHGSLSDRIVSRFGNSPEGMVEAALEFARICEELGYYDILFSMKASNVRVMIQAYRLLVEKADGELKHAYPLHLGVTEAGDGDEGRVKSAMGIGALLEDGLGDTIRVSLTEDPVNEVPVGFAIVKKYNDFQLVKGDRGHIPIGQVVENRNRHNPSREKPPFSPFSYQRRLSRKVELAGMRVGGDETVRVETELHTPLANMDGVYAEALKRLAPEKPQDAIRSELVSVRVESSEDLDHLEQLQARLGDHARFVAASTGDISLFVRLLDKVSKARFDIVEGERLDKELLSHLKGERLAAVELCFLHEQATASAPAGVLLHLAEQLHQQGCERLFFSVQSNDALFATRRLVQAFNSRSLDYPLIVRYRESAAERLDSLISTSVQTGTLFCDGIGDMLALQTGLSVDDEVNLAFNILQGARVRMSKTEFISCPGCGRTYFELEQATAAIKKRMAHLKGLKIGIMGCIVNGPGEMADADFGYVGAGKNRINLYVGRECVDENISEQVAVDRLIELVKERGKWVDPV; from the coding sequence ATGTATCAGTATCGTCGCCGTTTAACCAGGGAAGTCCCTTTTGGAGCCCTGGTACTGGGAGGCTATCAGCCTGTCAGGGTAGAGTCCATGACCAATATGCATACCATGGATACCGAGGCAACTGTTGCCCAGTGCCGAAGGCTTTATGAAGCCGGGTGCGAGATTATCCGTCTTACCGTTCCGACCGAAAAGGATGCTGAAAATCTCAGGAACATACGAGATCAACTCCGTCGTGACGGTATTGCTACGCCGCTTGTTGCCGATATTCACTTTTCACCGAAAGCAGCGCTCAAAGCGGTTGAATTTGTGGAAAATATTCGCGTCAATCCAGGCAACTATGCTGCCCGACCGAAGTTCTCAAGCGATGAGTATTCGGAAGAGGAGTACCTCCGGGAGATTGAGCATGTCCGTACCGAGTTTACGCCTCTTGTGGAAAAAGCCCGTCAATTCGGTGTGTCAATGAGAATCGGTACCAATCACGGGTCGTTGTCCGACCGTATTGTCAGCCGGTTCGGGAACTCGCCGGAAGGGATGGTTGAGGCGGCACTTGAGTTTGCAAGGATCTGTGAAGAGCTCGGCTATTACGATATCCTCTTTTCGATGAAAGCCTCAAACGTCCGGGTGATGATTCAGGCTTACCGGCTTCTGGTTGAGAAGGCGGACGGGGAGCTTAAACATGCCTATCCGCTTCATCTCGGAGTCACCGAAGCCGGGGATGGTGATGAGGGCCGGGTCAAGTCGGCTATGGGTATCGGAGCGCTTCTTGAGGATGGTCTTGGTGATACCATCCGGGTCTCGTTGACTGAGGATCCGGTTAACGAAGTTCCTGTCGGATTTGCGATCGTGAAAAAGTATAACGATTTCCAGCTTGTCAAGGGCGACAGGGGGCATATTCCCATAGGTCAGGTGGTTGAAAACCGTAATCGGCATAACCCTTCCCGGGAAAAGCCTCCGTTCTCTCCATTCAGCTATCAGCGTCGTCTCTCCCGCAAGGTTGAACTTGCAGGGATGAGGGTTGGGGGTGATGAGACGGTGCGAGTTGAAACAGAGCTCCACACCCCTCTCGCTAATATGGATGGGGTTTATGCGGAGGCGCTCAAAAGGCTTGCACCCGAAAAACCGCAGGATGCAATCCGTTCGGAGCTGGTCTCTGTACGGGTAGAGAGCAGTGAGGATCTTGACCATCTTGAACAGCTTCAGGCAAGACTCGGGGATCATGCCCGTTTTGTTGCAGCTTCAACGGGAGATATCTCCCTTTTTGTTCGTCTGCTTGATAAAGTCTCAAAGGCAAGGTTTGATATTGTGGAGGGTGAACGGCTTGATAAAGAGCTTCTCAGCCATCTTAAGGGTGAGCGCCTTGCCGCTGTCGAGCTCTGTTTTCTTCATGAACAGGCGACAGCCTCAGCCCCCGCCGGAGTTCTTCTGCATCTTGCTGAACAACTGCACCAGCAGGGGTGTGAACGGCTCTTTTTTTCCGTGCAGTCAAACGATGCGCTCTTTGCTACCCGTCGTCTTGTTCAGGCATTCAACAGCCGTTCACTGGACTATCCGCTCATTGTTCGTTACAGGGAGAGTGCTGCTGAACGGCTTGACTCGCTGATCAGCACTTCCGTTCAAACCGGGACGCTCTTTTGTGACGGTATCGGTGATATGCTCGCACTCCAAACCGGGCTCTCTGTGGATGACGAGGTCAATCTTGCCTTCAATATACTTCAGGGTGCAAGAGTCAGGATGTCCAAAACCGAATTCATCTCCTGTCCCGGCTGCGGCAGAACCTACTTTGAGCTTGAACAGGCAACGGCCGCCATAAAAAAGAGAATGGCCCATCTCAAGGGGTTGAAGATCGGCATCATGGGTTGTATTGTCAATGGCCCCGGAGAGATGGCCGATGCTGATTTCGGATATGTCGGAGCCGGAAAAAACCGCATCAATCTCTATGTAGGAAGAGAGTGTGTCGATGAAAATATTTCGGAGCAGGTTGCTGTTGACCGTCTCATTGAGCTGGTCAAAGAACGAGGAAAATGGGTTGATCCGGTATAA
- a CDS encoding SDR family NAD(P)-dependent oxidoreductase — MAMPPYNPFAADCSLRYVLITGASMGIGALFAREFAKRGRNLVLVARSADAMHMLAEELRRSCGIRVEVFPADLRDPGSPERILEFCHLRHTEVDLLINCAGLSRAGDFSDIPEEKLDEIVMVNMLTLAKLTRLFLPDMVQRKQGAIMNIASLAGFQGVPGLGLYSATKSFIITLSEALHAELKKSGISVTAVCPGFTDTAIFEHSGHNRTQIRLPVCKPEVVVEAAIKGLMKNRMLVYPTLLDRFLVYSQRVASRGMAIGLAGFFAGIRSDR, encoded by the coding sequence ATGGCTATGCCGCCCTATAATCCCTTTGCTGCGGATTGTTCCCTGCGTTATGTGCTGATTACCGGTGCATCCATGGGTATAGGAGCGCTCTTTGCCCGTGAATTTGCCAAAAGAGGCCGAAATCTTGTGCTTGTCGCCCGTTCAGCCGACGCCATGCATATGCTGGCTGAAGAACTTCGCCGGAGCTGCGGTATCAGGGTTGAGGTCTTTCCTGCCGATCTGCGTGACCCCGGGAGCCCCGAACGAATCCTTGAGTTTTGCCACCTCCGCCATACCGAGGTCGATCTGCTCATTAACTGTGCCGGGCTTTCGCGTGCCGGTGATTTCAGTGACATCCCGGAGGAAAAGCTGGATGAGATCGTAATGGTCAATATGCTGACGCTGGCGAAACTCACCAGGCTCTTTCTGCCCGATATGGTGCAGAGAAAACAGGGCGCAATTATGAATATTGCCTCACTGGCCGGATTTCAGGGCGTTCCGGGTCTCGGACTCTATTCTGCGACGAAGTCATTTATTATAACCCTCTCCGAAGCACTTCATGCTGAGCTGAAAAAGAGTGGAATCAGTGTTACCGCGGTTTGTCCGGGCTTCACTGATACCGCTATTTTTGAACATTCCGGTCATAACCGGACGCAGATACGTCTGCCGGTTTGCAAGCCGGAAGTTGTTGTTGAAGCGGCAATTAAAGGCTTGATGAAAAACAGGATGCTTGTCTATCCCACCCTGCTTGACAGGTTTCTGGTCTACTCCCAGAGGGTCGCTTCCAGAGGGATGGCAATAGGGCTTGCTGGTTTTTTTGCAGGGATAAGGAGTGATAGATAA
- the secE gene encoding preprotein translocase subunit SecE produces MSNYIGKAGQYYRDVINEMRKVVWPGKEEIKDLTIVVLTVSGILALFTFLVDWVINFVMGKLL; encoded by the coding sequence ATGAGTAATTATATCGGTAAAGCGGGCCAGTATTATCGCGATGTGATCAATGAGATGCGGAAGGTTGTCTGGCCGGGCAAGGAAGAGATAAAGGATTTGACGATTGTCGTGCTGACGGTTTCAGGTATACTTGCCTTGTTTACGTTTCTTGTCGACTGGGTCATAAATTTCGTTATGGGAAAGTTATTGTAA
- the nusG gene encoding transcription termination/antitermination protein NusG, whose translation MSARKKEVDIQGVPVARWYALRIYSGHERKVKEGIDAEVARCNLADKILQVYVPYERFVEVKNGKKRSLTKNAFPGYVLIEAVLDKQTRNLILDIPSVMGFLGVDDNPIPLRPDEVEKILEPENTIEHRSIIESPFKVGDSVKVIDGPFSSLTGVVHEVCTERMKVKVMISFFGRSTPTELDFSQVKSVSQ comes from the coding sequence ATGAGCGCAAGAAAAAAGGAAGTCGATATTCAGGGTGTTCCGGTTGCACGCTGGTATGCACTCAGGATTTATTCTGGCCATGAGCGCAAGGTGAAAGAGGGTATAGATGCTGAGGTGGCTCGTTGTAATCTTGCCGACAAGATTCTGCAGGTCTATGTTCCCTATGAGCGCTTTGTGGAGGTCAAGAACGGTAAAAAAAGAAGTCTTACCAAGAACGCCTTTCCGGGATATGTGCTTATCGAAGCTGTGCTTGACAAGCAGACAAGAAATCTGATTCTCGATATTCCTTCCGTGATGGGTTTTCTGGGTGTGGATGATAATCCGATCCCGCTCCGTCCTGATGAGGTCGAGAAGATTCTGGAGCCGGAGAACACGATTGAGCACCGCTCGATTATTGAGTCGCCGTTCAAGGTTGGCGATTCTGTCAAGGTTATAGACGGTCCGTTCAGTTCGCTTACCGGGGTTGTCCATGAGGTATGCACCGAGAGGATGAAGGTTAAGGTTATGATAAGTTTCTTTGGTCGCAGCACGCCCACAGAGCTTGATTTTTCACAGGTTAAGTCAGTTTCCCAATAA
- the rplK gene encoding 50S ribosomal protein L11: MAKKVIGFIKLQIPAGAANPAPPVGPALGQKGVNIMEFCKQFNAKTQSESGMIIPVVITVYSDKSFTFITKTPPAAVLLLKEAQLKKGSGEPNRNKVGTVSREQVRRIAELKMPDLNAVDLRGAEEMIAGTARSMGIVVEG, encoded by the coding sequence ATGGCAAAAAAGGTAATCGGCTTTATCAAGCTTCAGATCCCCGCTGGTGCAGCAAATCCCGCTCCTCCTGTAGGTCCCGCTCTCGGTCAGAAGGGTGTCAATATCATGGAGTTTTGCAAGCAGTTCAATGCAAAGACCCAGTCTGAATCGGGAATGATCATTCCTGTGGTGATTACGGTGTATTCTGACAAGTCGTTCACGTTTATCACCAAAACCCCTCCGGCTGCTGTTCTGCTTCTTAAAGAGGCACAGCTGAAAAAGGGTTCCGGCGAGCCGAACCGCAACAAGGTTGGAACGGTATCGCGTGAGCAGGTTCGCAGAATAGCCGAGCTGAAGATGCCCGATCTCAATGCGGTTGATCTCAGAGGTGCCGAGGAGATGATTGCCGGTACAGCAAGAAGTATGGGGATCGTTGTCGAGGGTTGA